A stretch of Coccidioides posadasii str. Silveira chromosome 2, complete sequence DNA encodes these proteins:
- a CDS encoding uncharacterized protein (EggNog:ENOG410Q5E0), producing the protein MALVDLDNLQFYFPPPLPPGYRPSSPVMGHPSVGKLMLNGSDCTVLSTAAVPVTTPSPEQLYTSESLDHLPPFHPTLASQGSPWQKQRELMLPWVTLKDFNQVLEVFGIAKIETVDLTSDDPTSQAPLPSISLPNLEGDFDDKSSYVPQSPGMNNSDSMVSTRLASLAGLLDTTLDEPRSGSQCDPVTVGSSCDVDAADAQLMGFLVSLCLPHHSQILTLLLPVLLTVPPIFPGSNSQPAYNCQGTPELKWVASQRDVESRSSMAG; encoded by the exons ATGGCTTTGGTTGATCTTGATAACCTCCAGTTCTATTTTCCACCTCCATTGCCTCCGGGCTACAGACCCTCATCACCTGTTATGGGCCACCCGTCCGTGGGCAAGCTCATGCTCAACGGCTCAGATTGCACTGTGCTCTCTACAGCTGCAGTTCCTGTTACTACCCCATCTCCAGAACAGCTGTACACCTCCGAGAGCCTTGACCACTTGCCGCCCTTCCACCCCACACTGGCAAGTCAGGGCTCACCGTGGCAAAAACAACGAGAATTGATGCTGCCCTGGGTGACCTTGAAGGATTTCAACCAGGTGCTAGAGGTGTTTGGAATTGCTAAAATTGAAACTGTTGATCTAACTAGTGATGATCCTACCAGTCAAGCACCCTTGCCCAGCATAAGCTTGCCTAACCTTGAAG GCGATTTTGATGATAAGAGCTCCTATGTTCCACAGTCACCTGGCATGAACAACAGTGATTCCATGGTATCAACCAGGCTTGCGAGCCTAGCAGGTCTGTTGGACACAACTCTAGATGAGCCACGCAGTGGTAGTCAAT GCGACCCGGTCACAGTGGGCTCAAGCTGTGATGTTGATGCAGCAGATGCTCAGCTGATGGGCTTCCTGGTGTCTCTGTGCCTTCCTCACCACAGCCAGATACTGACGCTGTTGCTGCCAGTGCTGTTGACAGTCCCGCCCATTTTCCCTGGAAGCAACAGCCAACCAGCCTACAACTGCCAAGGTACCCCAGAGTTGAAGTGGGTCGCGTCCCAAAGGGATGTAGAGTCAAGGTCCTCCATGGCTGGGTAA
- a CDS encoding uncharacterized protein (EggNog:ENOG410PHZP~COG:S): MYWRRYLFGNLAYLTNGTLSQAKPDHFYGARPEQLDRQIRKDLSNQIIPSTQDDLATAPNFFLEAKGPDGSLAVATRQACYYGALGARGMHSLQMYRQDKLIYDNNAYTITSTYHGGQLKLYATHLAEPRGPGCRPEYIMTQLGSFSLTDTYDTFRQGLAAYRNARDWTKEMRDEFIAVANKQLSDAQSQHQTASSVAVSQDSDASTMSDETEYQDAQWSFAAPIEGGEEEFQTESRNPKKQRVDSIVSGDRVSNNPTGCPN; encoded by the coding sequence ATGTACTGGAGGAGATATCTATTCGGAAATCTTGCCTACTTAACCAATGGCACGCTATCTCAAGCCAAACCAGATCATTTCTATGGTGCGCGTCCTGAGCAGCTCGATCGTCAAATCCGCAAGGATCTTAGCAACCAGATTATTCCGTCAACGCAGGATGACCTTGCCACGGCACCAAACTTCTTTTTGGAGGCAAAAGGCCCTGATGGATCCCTCGCTGTGGCTACGCGGCAAGCTTGCTATTATGGCGCATTAGGGGCCCGAGGCATGCATTCACTTCAGATGTATCGACAAGATAAATTGATCTACGACAACAACGCTTACACTATTACATCGACTTATCATGGTGGTCAACTCAAGCTATATGCTACTCATCTTGCAGAGCCTAGAGGTCCGGGCTGCCGTCCTGAATATATTATGACTCAGCTTGGATCATTTTCCTTGACTGACACATATGACACTTTTCGTCAAGGACTTGCTGCATACCGAAATGCTCGCGATTGGACAAAGGAAATGAGGGACGAATTTATTGCAGTGGCAAACAAACAACTCTCAGATGCTCAATCACAACACCAGACAGCTTCAAGTGTAGCTGTTTCACAGGATTCTGATGCATCGACCATGTCCGATGAAACTGAGTATCAGGATGCGCAATGGAGCTTCGCGGCTCCTATTGAAGGTGGGGAAGAAGAGTTTCAAACTGAAAGCAGAAATCCGAAAAAGCAGAGGGTTGATTCCATAGTTTCTGGTGATCGAGTTAGCAATAATCCCACTGGATGCCCAAACTGA